The sequence ATTCTCGGTCGGCTTTTCTCTGGTTGGCATTCTCTCTTTCGTCAACCTCCTCGTCGGAGCATCCTTCATCGGCCCAATCAACCTGCACAACTTTGGACTTGGCCGGTCGTTTGCACGCATGACTTCGGGCGGGCGCGGACGCAATGGCAACCAGGAAGGTGTCAACATTGCCTCGATTCTCCTTGTCCTGCTGGTCATTATTGGTGTGGTACGCGCACTGCACGTGGTCTACAAGCTTGTCCGTAAGGCAGCCAGAAGAGGACTAAGCAGGCTCGAGGCTGTGATCGTAGATTGGCAGTACGAAGATGATGCCGATGTCGCCCCGAGCCATGTCGTTACCGCTACGCACGATGCTCGGGATCACGAACCGCAGCTTGTGCGGCAAAGACACGCTTTtggtctcgtcgacgatgatTGAAGACTCCGTAACAACACAAGAGGACCAAATTCACATTccagcattcgtgattcgtttTCGAGGTCGCAAGTCCCTTTAACCAGGAAAAGCGCAATCCACCCAGACATTGTCGACGGCAATGTAATCTCAGACGTCGATGGAGTGTCGGGAGCGAAATCATGACATGGAATGCAATGCAATGCGGAAGGCAGGGTTGAATAGAAATACAGACTGTGAATGAGGCAGAAGCTGCGAAACCTTGAGTCGGCGCCGGGAGAAGGATGCTGGGGAGAGAAGTGTTCGAAGACGCTGATAGCGATCAATAGTAGAACTCGGATTCGAACCTGTCAACGTCGGGGGCATCAgcctcgccaagctcgtccacgagcatcttgaccaTGTAGGGGCCCTCGAGCTCGTAACCCAATCTCCTGTAATAGTCTCGAGTGCCAACACCCGAAATAACGGCCAGCTTGCGCGATCCATGCTCGTCGCGAGCGATGCGTTCGGCCTGTTCCATAAGCAGCGTACCGAACCCCTGATGTTGGAACTTAGTTGGATCTCTGGAGTGAATAGGCACTGCGCTGCCATACGTATGCAGCTCGCGGACGATCGAGCATTGGCCATCCTTTATCAGTTCAGGTCGGTACGTTCCGGCAGCCGAACACTTTCGCAGACGCAACAGTGCGATAAGGATGTCCTTTTCCGGATCTTCGTATGCGAGGAACGATTCCCAACCGCCGTTGGCGGTGTAGTCACGACGAATGAATTCGACCTCGTCTGGTCGCACCTTGGTGTGAATCTCGTGCAGTCCGACCTCGCGATATCGAACATCGCGACAGGTGACACCAAAGTCGCGCATACGCTCCAAGGCCAATTCTCGCAAATTACCGTTCTCGACACcggacgagacgagcggCATGGGAATGTCACGCTGTACACGATAGACTCGCGTCCAGGGTGGTACCAGCGCCAGGATTCGtgcgacgagatcgaccaAGAACGACGGTGTGTAATTCTTGTATCGACCCGTCCTCCATAGCTCGTAGAGACCTGTGCCACGGATGACGAGAGTAGGATAGAGCTTGAGACCATCAGTGCGGAAAGCCGGATTCTCAAAGTATTCCTTGAACTGCTCCATATcacgctcgacgccaacgtTGGGTAGGTCTGGCATCATATGTGCGACGATCTTGTAGCCAGCATCTTTGGCAAGCTGAAACGTCTCGCACACGGCCTTGACGGTATGTCCTCGGTTGGTATCCCTCGCCACGTCCTCGTAGACGGATTGAACCCCAATCTCGAGACGTGTGCAGCCGTAACGGAGCATCTGAGATAGATGTGGCCTCAAGCAGTAGTCGGGGCGCGTCTCAATGGTGATGCCGATGCACTTGGTGAGTGCTCTCTCCGAGTACTTGACCGCTTCGTCTACGTCTTGGCCATTAAAGCCGCTGAGGGCATTGTGAAGTTGAGCGATGAACTGATTACGGTATGTTTCGGATAGCGACATGAATGTGCCACCCATGATGATGTACTCGACCTTGTCTACGCTGTGGCCAAGCTcgcgaagctgctgcacacGGTTCTTGGATTGCTCGTAGGGGTCGTATCGAGCTCGAATGGCTCGCATGGATGTTGGCTCGTATCCGGTGTAAGATTGAGTGCTGTACTCAAAGTCGGAGTCGGGGCCACCAGGGCAGTAGACACAGATGTTGCCGGTGAGTGCGATATGAGGGCAGCGATGTGGCTTGCACATGACGGCCACCACGGCGATACCCGAGGCACTTCGTACAGGTTTAGCCTTGAGCGCAGGTACGAGCGCTTTGCGATACGCTTCCggaacagcagcgatgatgTCGGTGAGCCTCGGAACACCATTGTAGCCATGTCTTTTGCACGTTGTTGTGCGGATTTGATTCAACGAAACGGATGCTGAGCGCTCGTGAGCATCAACGAGCTGTGCTGCGATGTCTGCGCAGAcacgcaacagcagctcggcTGTATTTGAGGACGCGCCCATGGCAAGCAGTGGATCGCAGTGATTTGGCCGACTGCACTGAGCAAAATTTGATGGAGCTTAGGAGCTGAGTGGTGCAAGCTTGTCAGTGGAGGGCAAGTGAAGGTCGAAGTGTTTGGATAGATGATGACGAATATGATGctgtcaatcgtgaatcgtgaaattGTGATTCTTGTTGCCAGACTGAGCTGCAAAATCTTTgggaaaaaaaagaaaagaaaaaaggTGGGCATCATCTCGGCactcggaagaggaagcgaaGTTAGAGTTGGCAGAGTGCGGGGGCCTGCGTAGGCAGCTGATTTAATCGCCAGTGACGAGTTTTAGGTTTTACGCACGCTCCACTAGACGGCATTCTTTTCCGTCTCCCACCACCTTATCATTTACCTTCTTCTTCGACTCACGCCTACagagctgctcaacttgGACAAAATGATCGCTGCTCTTCGCCCTACCGTTAGAGTCCTTGGAAAGTCCGCCCTGCGTGCGGCACCGAAGCCATTCGCGGTACCTGCGATGCGAGCTGGTTTTGCTTCTAGCGTCCGACTCTGTGGTGTCCAGAAGCGTTTCACCGAGGAGCACGAATGGGTTTCATTTGATGATGCCACCAACATTGGCACCGTTGGCATCACTGACTATGCGCAAAAGTCATTGGGCGATGTCGTCTTCATTGAGCTCCCAGAGGCTGGTGCTCAGGTCACGAAGGGAGGTGAGTGCCGTTTGCTGGCAACAGTAAGTAGACGCAGGAAGAGAACGAACAGCTGACATCCCTTACTACTTCTTCACCGGACGATCGTACCTTTTGGACGAATTGGGTAGATGACATTGGAGCTGTCGAGTCTGTAAGTAGCAC comes from Mycosarcoma maydis chromosome 1, whole genome shotgun sequence and encodes:
- a CDS encoding putative Elongator subunit ELP3 — translated: MGASSNTAELLLRVCADIAAQLVDAHERSASVSLNQIRTTTCKRHGYNGVPRLTDIIAAVPEAYRKALVPALKAKPVRSASGIAVVAVMCKPHRCPHIALTGNICVYCPGGPDSDFEYSTQSYTGYEPTSMRAIRARYDPYEQSKNRVQQLRELGHSVDKVEYIIMGGTFMSLSETYRNQFIAQLHNALSGFNGQDVDEAVKYSERALTKCIGITIETRPDYCLRPHLSQMLRYGCTRLEIGVQSVYEDVARDTNRGHTVKAVCETFQLAKDAGYKIVAHMMPDLPNVGVERDMEQFKEYFENPAFRTDGLKLYPTLVIRGTGLYELWRTGRYKNYTPSFLVDLVARILALVPPWTRVYRVQRDIPMPLVSSGVENGNLRELALERMRDFGVTCRDVRYREVGLHEIHTKVRPDEVEFIRRDYTANGGWESFLAYEDPEKDILIALLRLRKCSAAGTYRPELIKDGQCSIVRELHTYGSAVPIHSRDPTKFQHQGFGTLLMEQAERIARDEHGSRKLAVISGVGTRDYYRRLGYELEGPYMVKMLVDELGEADAPDVDRFESEFYY
- a CDS encoding putative glycine cleavage system H protein, coding for MIAALRPTVRVLGKSALRAAPKPFAVPAMRAGFASSVRLCGVQKRFTEEHEWVSFDDATNIGTVGITDYAQKSLGDVVFIELPEAGAQVTKGDDIGAVESVKAASDIYAPVSGQIEAVNKKLNDEPSLLNKQPESDGWLCQIKLSNPADFETLLTAEAYQKICEN